The following are encoded together in the Vigna unguiculata cultivar IT97K-499-35 chromosome 2, ASM411807v1, whole genome shotgun sequence genome:
- the LOC114173761 gene encoding ultraviolet-B receptor UVR8 isoform X3 — MWRRSCHSLDLWYAGKVFSWGRGNSGQLGHGEVVSNALVPKGVTSLDGYFITHVAAGWSHSGFVSDSGCVFTCGDGTFGQLGHGDYASHCSPVKLPCFGDQRVAQVACGMRHSLVLLKDCVGNQVYGFGSGKRGQLGVSNDKVKSVNVPRAVTGFDGVEIIGIAANGDHSAALSVDGHVYTWGRGFKGFEDAPVPHCLNSSLNFIKVALGWNHALAMTGEGEVYMLGGNHLGVLSDLQNISPQAMHVPVDLREVNVEKVPGLEGMKITDIATGAEHSVIVTDNGEIRTWGWGEHGQLGLGDTRDQISPVTVNLGYDLNEAESIKVFCGSGFTFAVTMP; from the exons ATGTGGCGGCGCTCATGTCATAGCCTTGACCTCTGGTATG CTGGGAAGGTATTTTCATGGGGTAGGGGCAATTCTGGGCAACTAGGCCATGGAGAGGTTGTGAGTAACGCTTTGGTTCCCAAGGGTGTAACGTCATTGGATGGATACTTCATAACCCATGTCGCTGCTGGGTGGAGCCACTCAGGTTTTGTTTCAG ATTCTGGGTGCGTCTTCACTTGTGGGGATGGCACGTTTGGTCAACTGGGGCATGGGGATTATGCCTCACACTGTTCTCCTGTAAAATTGCCATGCTTTGGTGATCAGCGTGTTGCCCAGGTTGCATGTGGAATGCGCCATTCCCTTGTGTTGTTGAAAG ATTGTGTAGGAAATCAAGTTTATGGATTTGGCTCTGGGAAGCGTGGTCAGCTGGGTGTCAGCAATGATAAGGTCAAATCTGTTAATGTTCCTAGAGCTGTTACTGGCTTTGATGGTGTTGAAATCATTGGAATTGCTGCAAATGGAGATCATAGTGCTGCATTATCTG TTGATGGGCACGTTTATACTTGGGGAAGAGGCTTCAAGGGCTTTGAAGATGCTCCCGTTCCTCATTGCTTAAACTCTTCATTGAATTTTATCAAAGTAGCTCTTGGATGGAACCATGCTTTAGCTATGACTG GTGAGGGAGAGGTTTATATGCTAGGTGGAAACCACCTTGGAGTGCTTAGTGATCTTCAGAACATAAGCCCCCAAGCCATGCATGTACCTG TAGATTTAAGAGAAGTCAATGTGGAGAAAGTCCCTGGCCTTGAAGGGATGAAGATTACTGATATTGCTACCGGAGCCGAACATTCTGTCATTGTCACAG ATAATGGCGAAATAAGGACATGGGGTTGGGGTGAGCACGGTCAACTTGGTTTAGGAGATACTCGCGACCAAATCAGTCCTGTTACAGTAAATCTAGGTTATGATCTGAATGAAGCTGAATCAATTAAAGTTTTCTGTGGAAGTGGGTTCACGTTTGCTGTAACCATGCCCTAA
- the LOC114173761 gene encoding ultraviolet-B receptor UVR8 isoform X2, with translation MEESEKTEKKDEKREQVVWSWGAGTEGQLGTKIVKDELFPQLLHQPSLSSISSLACGGAHVIALTSAGKVFSWGRGNSGQLGHGEVVSNALVPKGVTSLDGYFITHVAAGWSHSGFVSDSGCVFTCGDGTFGQLGHGDYASHCSPVKLPCFGDQRVAQVACGMRHSLVLLKDCVGNQVYGFGSGKRGQLGVSNDKVKSVNVPRAVTGFDGVEIIGIAANGDHSAALSVDGHVYTWGRGFKGFEDAPVPHCLNSSLNFIKVALGWNHALAMTGEGEVYMLGGNHLGVLSDLQNISPQAMHVPDLREVNVEKVPGLEGMKITDIATGAEHSVIVTDNGEIRTWGWGEHGQLGLGDTRDQISPVTVNLGYDLNEAESIKVFCGSGFTFAVTMP, from the exons ATGGAAGAATCcgaaaaaacagagaaaaaagatgaaaaaagagAACAAGTTGTGTGGAGTTGGGGTGCTGGAACCGAGGGTCAGTTAGGAACAAAGATTGTTAAGGATGAGCTCTTCCCTCAACTCCTTCACCAACCCTCTCTCTCTTCCATCTCCTCCCTTGCATGTGGCGGCGCTCATGTCATAGCCTTGACCTCTG CTGGGAAGGTATTTTCATGGGGTAGGGGCAATTCTGGGCAACTAGGCCATGGAGAGGTTGTGAGTAACGCTTTGGTTCCCAAGGGTGTAACGTCATTGGATGGATACTTCATAACCCATGTCGCTGCTGGGTGGAGCCACTCAGGTTTTGTTTCAG ATTCTGGGTGCGTCTTCACTTGTGGGGATGGCACGTTTGGTCAACTGGGGCATGGGGATTATGCCTCACACTGTTCTCCTGTAAAATTGCCATGCTTTGGTGATCAGCGTGTTGCCCAGGTTGCATGTGGAATGCGCCATTCCCTTGTGTTGTTGAAAG ATTGTGTAGGAAATCAAGTTTATGGATTTGGCTCTGGGAAGCGTGGTCAGCTGGGTGTCAGCAATGATAAGGTCAAATCTGTTAATGTTCCTAGAGCTGTTACTGGCTTTGATGGTGTTGAAATCATTGGAATTGCTGCAAATGGAGATCATAGTGCTGCATTATCTG TTGATGGGCACGTTTATACTTGGGGAAGAGGCTTCAAGGGCTTTGAAGATGCTCCCGTTCCTCATTGCTTAAACTCTTCATTGAATTTTATCAAAGTAGCTCTTGGATGGAACCATGCTTTAGCTATGACTG GTGAGGGAGAGGTTTATATGCTAGGTGGAAACCACCTTGGAGTGCTTAGTGATCTTCAGAACATAAGCCCCCAAGCCATGCATGTACCTG ATTTAAGAGAAGTCAATGTGGAGAAAGTCCCTGGCCTTGAAGGGATGAAGATTACTGATATTGCTACCGGAGCCGAACATTCTGTCATTGTCACAG ATAATGGCGAAATAAGGACATGGGGTTGGGGTGAGCACGGTCAACTTGGTTTAGGAGATACTCGCGACCAAATCAGTCCTGTTACAGTAAATCTAGGTTATGATCTGAATGAAGCTGAATCAATTAAAGTTTTCTGTGGAAGTGGGTTCACGTTTGCTGTAACCATGCCCTAA
- the LOC114173762 gene encoding uncharacterized protein At1g27050, producing MSRKRDRHYFSRHDAAAKRRRPLPEPVEEERPTTRPALPSAVVVMGLPQDCSVLDLKSRFEIYGAISRIRIDRDAVGYITYRSKESADAAIAAGVDPSFGITVSSKKVQVLWATDPLAMWREGVGNSKDKGHMSKLVRAEAPLSKRGRGNRLASAIGNPKHGENSSRSPVLEVPFKGREIVAYDDIL from the exons ATGAGTCGCAAGCGAGACAGGCACTATTTTTCCCGCCATGACGCCGCCGCCAAGCGCCGCCGCCCCTTGCCAGAGCCCGTGGAGGAGGAGAGGCCGACGACGAGGCCTGCGCTGCCTTCCGCGGTGGTCGTGATGGGCCTCCCTCAAGACTGCTCCGTCCTCGATCTCAAGTCTCGCTTCGAGATCTACGGCGCCATCTCCCGCATCCGCATCGACCGCGACGCCGTCGGCTACATTACTTACCGGTCAAAGGAATCTGCCGACGCCGCCATCGCCGCCGGTGTTGATCCCTCCTTCGGAATCACCGTTAGCTCCAAAAAG GTTCAGGTGTTGTGGGCAACAGATCCTCTAGCCATGTGGAGGGAAGGAGTTGGTAATAGCAAGGATAAAGGGCATATGTCAAAGCTTGTTCGTGCTGAGGCACCTTTGAGCAAGCGTGGAAGAGGTAATAGACTTGCTTCAGCTATAGGGAACCCCAAACATGGTGAAAATAGCTCACGTAGCCCAGTTTTAGAAGTGCCTTTCAAGGGCCGAGAAATTGTTGCTTATGATGATATCCTCTGA
- the LOC114173761 gene encoding ultraviolet-B receptor UVR8 isoform X1, translated as MEESEKTEKKDEKREQVVWSWGAGTEGQLGTKIVKDELFPQLLHQPSLSSISSLACGGAHVIALTSAGKVFSWGRGNSGQLGHGEVVSNALVPKGVTSLDGYFITHVAAGWSHSGFVSDSGCVFTCGDGTFGQLGHGDYASHCSPVKLPCFGDQRVAQVACGMRHSLVLLKDCVGNQVYGFGSGKRGQLGVSNDKVKSVNVPRAVTGFDGVEIIGIAANGDHSAALSVDGHVYTWGRGFKGFEDAPVPHCLNSSLNFIKVALGWNHALAMTGEGEVYMLGGNHLGVLSDLQNISPQAMHVPVDLREVNVEKVPGLEGMKITDIATGAEHSVIVTDNGEIRTWGWGEHGQLGLGDTRDQISPVTVNLGYDLNEAESIKVFCGSGFTFAVTMP; from the exons ATGGAAGAATCcgaaaaaacagagaaaaaagatgaaaaaagagAACAAGTTGTGTGGAGTTGGGGTGCTGGAACCGAGGGTCAGTTAGGAACAAAGATTGTTAAGGATGAGCTCTTCCCTCAACTCCTTCACCAACCCTCTCTCTCTTCCATCTCCTCCCTTGCATGTGGCGGCGCTCATGTCATAGCCTTGACCTCTG CTGGGAAGGTATTTTCATGGGGTAGGGGCAATTCTGGGCAACTAGGCCATGGAGAGGTTGTGAGTAACGCTTTGGTTCCCAAGGGTGTAACGTCATTGGATGGATACTTCATAACCCATGTCGCTGCTGGGTGGAGCCACTCAGGTTTTGTTTCAG ATTCTGGGTGCGTCTTCACTTGTGGGGATGGCACGTTTGGTCAACTGGGGCATGGGGATTATGCCTCACACTGTTCTCCTGTAAAATTGCCATGCTTTGGTGATCAGCGTGTTGCCCAGGTTGCATGTGGAATGCGCCATTCCCTTGTGTTGTTGAAAG ATTGTGTAGGAAATCAAGTTTATGGATTTGGCTCTGGGAAGCGTGGTCAGCTGGGTGTCAGCAATGATAAGGTCAAATCTGTTAATGTTCCTAGAGCTGTTACTGGCTTTGATGGTGTTGAAATCATTGGAATTGCTGCAAATGGAGATCATAGTGCTGCATTATCTG TTGATGGGCACGTTTATACTTGGGGAAGAGGCTTCAAGGGCTTTGAAGATGCTCCCGTTCCTCATTGCTTAAACTCTTCATTGAATTTTATCAAAGTAGCTCTTGGATGGAACCATGCTTTAGCTATGACTG GTGAGGGAGAGGTTTATATGCTAGGTGGAAACCACCTTGGAGTGCTTAGTGATCTTCAGAACATAAGCCCCCAAGCCATGCATGTACCTG TAGATTTAAGAGAAGTCAATGTGGAGAAAGTCCCTGGCCTTGAAGGGATGAAGATTACTGATATTGCTACCGGAGCCGAACATTCTGTCATTGTCACAG ATAATGGCGAAATAAGGACATGGGGTTGGGGTGAGCACGGTCAACTTGGTTTAGGAGATACTCGCGACCAAATCAGTCCTGTTACAGTAAATCTAGGTTATGATCTGAATGAAGCTGAATCAATTAAAGTTTTCTGTGGAAGTGGGTTCACGTTTGCTGTAACCATGCCCTAA